Proteins encoded together in one Pseudomonas sp. ADAK13 window:
- a CDS encoding DUF1345 domain-containing protein has protein sequence MPFLARTHPRLSCAAVLGLAVGLLAPADTLISKILIGWNAGVWTYLVLMLWLTSHSRADDVKRIAEIEDENASLVLFMVCIAAIASLATITFELVGSKDLSSTERLLHYGFTGLTVIGSWLLIGVIFSVHYARLYYTWDGPEPALRFAEDLRTPNYWDFLYFSFTIGVAVQTADVGVATRGLRKVVLGQSLIGFLFNTAILGFSINVAAGLFG, from the coding sequence ATGCCCTTCCTCGCCCGCACCCACCCTCGCCTGTCCTGCGCCGCCGTCCTGGGCCTGGCGGTGGGCCTCCTGGCTCCGGCCGATACACTCATCAGCAAAATCCTCATCGGCTGGAATGCCGGGGTCTGGACCTACCTGGTGCTGATGCTGTGGCTCACCAGCCATTCCCGCGCCGACGACGTAAAGCGTATCGCCGAGATCGAAGACGAGAACGCCAGCCTGGTGCTGTTCATGGTGTGCATAGCGGCGATTGCCAGCCTGGCGACCATTACCTTTGAACTGGTGGGCAGCAAGGACCTGAGCAGTACCGAGCGCCTGTTGCACTACGGGTTTACCGGCCTGACGGTGATCGGTTCATGGCTGCTGATCGGGGTGATTTTCAGCGTGCATTACGCGCGCCTGTATTACACCTGGGACGGCCCCGAGCCGGCGCTGCGCTTTGCCGAGGATTTGCGCACACCCAATTACTGGGACTTTCTGTACTTCTCGTTCACCATCGGTGTGGCGGTGCAAACCGCGGACGTCGGCGTGGCCACCCGCGGCCTGCGCAAGGTGGTGCTGGGGCAATCGTTGATCGGCTTCCTGTTCAACACCGCGATCCTGGGGTTCTCGATCAACGTCGCCGCCGGGTTGTTCGGCTGA
- a CDS encoding efflux RND transporter permease subunit: MPQFFIDRPIFAWVVALFILLAGALAIPQLPVAQYPNVAPPKVEIYAVYPGASAQTLDESVVSLIEQELNGADHLLYFESQSSLGSATITATFQPGTDPEMAQVDVQNRLKAVEPRLPQAVTQQGLQVEKVSAGFLLLVTLTSSDGKLDDVALSDYLARNVMNELKRLDGVGKAQLYGAERAMRIWIDPQKLIGFNLTPADVNAAIAAQNAQVSAGSIGDLPGTKTQEITASILVKGQLSTPAEFADIVLKANPDGSTVRVGDVARVEIGSQEYQFSTRLNGKPSTAVSVQLSPGANALSTATLVRAKMDELARYFPANVEYKIPYDTSPFVKVSITKVVYTLGEAMLLVFAVMFLFLQNIRYTLIPTLVVPIALMGTFATMLLLGFSINVLTMFGMVLAIGILVDDAIVVVENVERIMVTEGLSPKEATRKAMGQITGAIVGITLVLVAVFLPMAFMPGSVGVIYQQFSLSMATSILFSAFLALTLTPALCATLLKPIAKGEHHEKGGFFGWFNRRFEQFTDRYEGWVAYALKRSGRYLLIYLVLVVGLGVLFSRLPSSFLPVEDQGYTITDIQLPPGASKNRTVQVAEQIEAHNAGEPGVGDTTMIMGFSFSGSGQNAALAFTTLKDWSERSSQDSAAAIADRANAAFSELKDAIAYAILPPPVDGLGTSSGFEFRLQDRGGVGHAALMEARTELLAAAEKSPILANVRESALAEAPQVQLEVDRKQANALGISFADIGNVLSSAIGSAYINDFPNQGRMQRVVVQAEGDQRSQVADLMKIHVRNNAGKMVPLSAFVEARWIQGPAQLTRYNGYPAIAISGESAPGHSTGEAMEEIQRLVSQLPTGLGQEWTGLSLQERLSGSQAPLLLGLSLLIVFLCLAALYESWSIPTSVLLVVPLGVLGAVLAVSLRGMPNDVFFKVGLITIIGLSAKNAILIIEFAKDLYDQGEDLIDATLKAARLRLRPIIMTSLAFILGVVPLAIATGASSASQQAIGTGVIGGMITATLAVVFVPVFFVVVMKLVKKRHKDS; the protein is encoded by the coding sequence ATGCCGCAGTTCTTTATTGACCGCCCGATCTTCGCCTGGGTGGTCGCCCTGTTTATCCTGCTGGCTGGCGCCCTCGCCATCCCGCAGTTGCCCGTGGCGCAATACCCCAACGTCGCGCCGCCGAAAGTCGAGATCTACGCGGTGTACCCGGGCGCCTCGGCGCAGACCCTGGACGAAAGTGTGGTCAGCCTGATCGAGCAGGAGCTTAACGGCGCCGATCACTTGCTGTATTTCGAGTCCCAGAGCAGCCTCGGTTCGGCCACCATTACTGCAACCTTCCAGCCGGGCACCGACCCGGAGATGGCCCAGGTGGACGTGCAAAACCGTCTCAAGGCGGTGGAGCCACGCCTGCCTCAGGCGGTGACCCAGCAGGGCCTGCAGGTGGAGAAAGTCTCCGCCGGCTTCCTGCTGCTGGTGACCCTGACCTCCAGCGACGGCAAGCTGGATGACGTGGCGCTCAGCGATTACCTGGCGCGCAACGTGATGAACGAACTCAAGCGCCTGGACGGTGTGGGCAAGGCCCAGCTATACGGCGCCGAGCGGGCGATGCGGATCTGGATCGACCCGCAGAAGCTGATCGGTTTCAACCTGACCCCGGCCGACGTCAATGCCGCCATCGCCGCGCAGAACGCCCAGGTGTCGGCTGGCAGCATCGGTGATTTGCCGGGCACCAAGACCCAGGAAATCACCGCGTCGATTCTGGTGAAAGGCCAGCTCTCGACGCCGGCCGAATTTGCCGACATCGTGCTCAAGGCCAATCCGGACGGTTCTACCGTGCGTGTCGGTGACGTGGCGCGGGTGGAAATCGGCAGCCAGGAATATCAGTTCTCCACCCGCCTGAACGGCAAGCCGTCCACCGCCGTCAGCGTGCAGCTGTCCCCCGGCGCCAACGCCTTGAGCACTGCGACCCTGGTGCGGGCGAAGATGGACGAACTGGCGCGCTACTTTCCGGCCAACGTCGAATACAAGATCCCGTACGACACTTCGCCGTTCGTGAAGGTCTCGATCACCAAGGTGGTGTACACCCTGGGCGAGGCGATGTTGCTGGTGTTTGCGGTGATGTTCCTGTTCCTGCAGAACATCCGCTACACGTTGATCCCGACGCTGGTGGTGCCGATCGCGTTGATGGGCACGTTTGCGACGATGCTGTTGCTGGGCTTCTCGATCAACGTGCTGACCATGTTCGGCATGGTGTTGGCCATCGGCATCCTGGTGGACGATGCGATTGTGGTGGTGGAGAACGTCGAGCGGATCATGGTCACCGAGGGCCTGTCGCCCAAGGAAGCCACGCGCAAAGCCATGGGCCAGATCACCGGGGCGATTGTCGGCATCACGCTGGTGCTGGTGGCGGTGTTCCTGCCGATGGCGTTCATGCCGGGTTCGGTGGGCGTGATCTACCAGCAGTTCTCGCTGTCGATGGCCACCTCGATCCTGTTCTCGGCGTTCCTCGCCCTGACCTTGACCCCGGCGCTGTGCGCCACCTTGCTCAAGCCGATTGCCAAGGGCGAGCACCATGAGAAAGGCGGGTTCTTCGGCTGGTTCAACCGGCGCTTCGAGCAGTTCACCGACCGCTATGAAGGCTGGGTGGCGTATGCCCTTAAGCGCAGCGGCCGCTACCTGCTGATCTACCTGGTGCTGGTGGTCGGCCTGGGCGTGTTGTTCAGTCGTCTGCCCTCCTCGTTCCTGCCGGTGGAAGACCAGGGTTACACCATCACCGATATCCAGCTGCCGCCGGGTGCGAGCAAGAACCGCACGGTGCAGGTGGCCGAGCAGATCGAGGCGCACAACGCCGGCGAGCCGGGCGTGGGCGATACCACGATGATCATGGGCTTCAGCTTCTCCGGTTCGGGGCAGAACGCGGCACTGGCGTTTACCACGCTCAAGGACTGGTCGGAGCGCAGCAGCCAGGATTCCGCCGCCGCCATTGCAGACCGTGCCAACGCGGCCTTCAGCGAGCTGAAGGACGCGATTGCCTATGCGATCCTGCCGCCGCCGGTGGATGGCCTGGGCACCTCCAGCGGTTTCGAGTTCCGCCTGCAAGACCGTGGCGGCGTCGGCCATGCCGCGCTGATGGAAGCCCGTACCGAACTGCTGGCCGCCGCCGAGAAAAGCCCGATCCTGGCCAACGTGCGTGAAAGCGCCCTGGCCGAGGCGCCTCAGGTGCAACTGGAAGTGGACCGCAAGCAAGCCAACGCCCTGGGCATTTCCTTTGCCGACATCGGCAATGTGCTGTCCTCGGCCATCGGGTCGGCCTATATCAATGACTTCCCCAACCAGGGCCGCATGCAGCGGGTGGTGGTGCAGGCCGAAGGCGATCAGCGCAGCCAGGTGGCCGACCTGATGAAGATCCATGTGCGTAACAACGCCGGGAAGATGGTGCCGCTGTCGGCCTTCGTTGAAGCGCGCTGGATCCAGGGCCCGGCCCAGTTGACCCGCTACAACGGTTACCCGGCCATCGCGATTTCCGGTGAGTCGGCGCCCGGCCACAGCACCGGCGAGGCAATGGAGGAGATCCAGCGGCTGGTCAGCCAACTGCCCACCGGCCTGGGCCAGGAGTGGACCGGCCTGTCGTTGCAGGAGCGTTTGTCCGGTTCCCAGGCGCCGCTATTGCTCGGCTTGTCGCTGCTGATCGTGTTCCTGTGCCTGGCGGCGCTGTACGAGAGCTGGTCGATTCCAACCTCGGTGTTGCTGGTGGTGCCGCTTGGCGTGCTCGGTGCGGTGTTGGCCGTGAGTTTGCGCGGGATGCCCAACGATGTGTTCTTCAAGGTCGGCCTGATTACGATTATTGGCCTGTCGGCGAAGAACGCGATCCTGATCATCGAGTTTGCCAAGGACCTGTATGACCAGGGCGAAGACCTGATCGATGCAACGCTCAAGGCGGCACGCCTGCGTCTGCGGCCGATCATCATGACGTCCCTGGCGTTTATCCTCGGCGTGGTGCCGTTGGCGATTGCCACGGGTGCCAGCTCGGCCAGCCAGCAGGCCATCGGCACCGGGGTGATCGGCGGGATGATTACCGCGACGCTGGCGGTGGTGTTTGTGCCGGTGTTCTTCGTGGTGGTGATGAAGCTGGTGAAGAAGCGCCACAAAGACAGCTGA
- a CDS encoding efflux RND transporter periplasmic adaptor subunit, with protein sequence MSKNLFAPFCLLALTLALSACGKSADEAAEAPLAKVRIETLEAKPLSITSELSGRIAAPRIAEVRARVAGVVLQRVFKEGHDVKQGDVLFRIDPAPFKADLDSAQASLRKAEANAFQARLQEQRYSQLVEGNAISGQEYDNARAAARQTAADVAANRAAVQRAKLNLGYATVTAPISGRIGRALVTEGALVGQNEATPMALIQQLDPIHADLTQSTRELNDLRRAFRAGHLKQVGQDQAKATLIQDDGSLYPLPGKLLFAEISVDPGTGQIILRSEFPNPDLDLLPGSFIRVRLEQAVDQQGISVPQRAITRDSAGIPMVLLLDAEQTVSQQPVELGSVVNDRWVVTSGLKAGDRIVVEGLQHARPGEKVQVDDSTAPLAQASGQ encoded by the coding sequence ATGTCGAAGAATCTGTTTGCGCCGTTTTGCCTGTTGGCCCTGACACTGGCGCTGAGCGCGTGTGGCAAGTCCGCGGACGAAGCCGCCGAGGCACCATTGGCCAAGGTGCGGATCGAAACCCTTGAAGCCAAGCCCCTGTCCATCACCAGCGAGCTGAGCGGGCGGATTGCCGCGCCGCGCATCGCCGAAGTGCGCGCCCGGGTGGCCGGCGTGGTGTTACAGCGGGTGTTCAAGGAAGGTCACGACGTGAAACAGGGCGATGTGCTGTTCCGGATTGACCCTGCGCCGTTCAAGGCCGACCTCGACAGCGCCCAGGCCAGCCTGCGCAAGGCCGAGGCCAATGCGTTCCAGGCGCGCCTGCAAGAGCAGCGCTACAGCCAATTGGTGGAAGGCAACGCCATCAGCGGCCAGGAATACGACAACGCCCGCGCCGCCGCCCGGCAAACCGCCGCCGACGTGGCCGCCAACCGGGCCGCGGTGCAGCGCGCCAAATTGAACCTGGGTTATGCCACCGTCACCGCGCCGATTTCCGGGCGCATCGGCCGCGCGCTGGTGACCGAAGGCGCACTGGTGGGGCAGAACGAAGCCACGCCGATGGCGCTGATCCAGCAACTGGACCCGATCCACGCCGACCTGACCCAATCCACCCGCGAGCTGAATGACCTGCGCCGGGCCTTCCGCGCCGGCCACTTGAAGCAGGTCGGCCAGGACCAGGCCAAGGCCACGCTGATTCAGGATGACGGCAGCCTGTACCCGTTGCCGGGCAAGCTGCTGTTCGCCGAGATCAGCGTCGACCCGGGCACCGGGCAGATCATCTTGCGCAGCGAGTTCCCCAACCCGGACCTCGACCTGCTGCCCGGCAGCTTTATCCGCGTACGCCTGGAGCAAGCCGTCGACCAGCAAGGCATCAGCGTGCCGCAACGGGCGATCACCCGCGACAGTGCCGGGATTCCCATGGTGTTGCTGCTGGACGCCGAGCAAACCGTGAGCCAGCAACCGGTGGAACTGGGTTCGGTGGTGAATGACCGCTGGGTCGTGACCAGCGGCCTCAAGGCCGGTGACCGTATCGTCGTCGAAGGCCTGCAACACGCCCGCCCGGGCGAGAAAGTCCAGGTTGACGACAGCACCGCGCCTCTCGCCCAGGCATCCGGCCAGTAA
- a CDS encoding response regulator transcription factor, with the protein MPNILLVEDDAALSELIASYLERNGYHVSVLSRGDHVRERARLNPPDLVILDLMLPGLDGLQVCRLLRADSATLPILMLTARDDSHDQVLGLEMGADDYVTKPCEPRVLLARVRTLLRRSSLTEPQVANDQILMGNLCIDLSERTVTWRDQAVELSSGEYNLLVVLARHAGEVLSRDQILQRLRGIEFNGTDRSVDVAISKLRRKFDDHAGEARKIKTVWGKGYLFSRSEWEC; encoded by the coding sequence ATGCCCAACATTCTCCTGGTGGAAGACGACGCAGCGCTCTCCGAATTGATCGCCAGTTATCTGGAACGCAACGGCTACCACGTCAGTGTGCTCAGCCGGGGCGACCACGTGCGTGAGCGCGCGCGACTCAACCCACCGGACCTGGTCATCCTCGACCTGATGCTGCCGGGCCTCGACGGCCTGCAAGTCTGCCGGTTGCTGCGGGCCGATTCGGCCACGCTGCCGATCCTGATGCTCACCGCTCGTGACGACAGCCACGACCAGGTGCTGGGCCTGGAAATGGGCGCCGACGATTACGTCACCAAACCCTGTGAGCCCCGGGTGCTGCTCGCCCGTGTTCGGACCCTGCTGCGCCGCAGCAGCCTCACCGAACCCCAGGTGGCCAACGACCAGATCCTGATGGGCAACCTGTGCATCGACCTGTCGGAGCGCACCGTGACCTGGCGCGACCAGGCGGTGGAGCTGTCCAGCGGTGAATACAACCTGCTGGTGGTGCTGGCCCGGCATGCCGGCGAAGTGCTCAGCCGCGACCAGATCCTGCAACGCCTGCGGGGTATCGAATTCAACGGCACCGACCGCTCGGTGGACGTGGCGATTTCCAAGCTGCGGCGCAAGTTCGACGACCACGCCGGTGAAGCGCGCAAGATCAAGACCGTGTGGGGCAAGGGCTACCTGTTCAGCCGTTCCGAGTGGGAATGCTGA
- a CDS encoding ATP-binding protein — MFRVLIRLYLITIVTFAAAIYLVPRAVIQLFEHRYMSYNIEQSRGMQSLIVKEYQRVPMEQWANVTVRLAADFAPLKVQLLRIQDASYTPEEQRLLEKDQMVIRLGEWGWADDVSSPLDDQLVVKVSVPPDPLDMNLLYWSMNVLIGAALLACLLVWLRPHWRDLERLKSTAAQLGQGNLAARTKIPSSSNIGSLAAVFDTMANDIEQLLNQQRDLLNAVSHELRTPLTRLDFGLALALSDELPAASRERLQGLVAHIRELDELVLELLSYSRLQNPAQTPERVEVVLDEFIDSILGSVDDELENPDIVMDVVLDCAVERFTLDPRLTARALQNLLRNAMRYCERRIQVGVKVCPKGCEIWVDDDGIGIPVDQRERIFEPFYRLDRSRDRATGGFGLGLAISRRALEAQGGTLTAQGSPLGGARFRLWLPS, encoded by the coding sequence ATGTTTCGCGTCCTGATTCGCCTGTACCTGATCACCATCGTCACCTTTGCCGCCGCGATCTACCTGGTGCCGCGGGCGGTGATCCAGCTGTTTGAACACCGTTACATGAGCTACAACATCGAGCAGTCCCGAGGCATGCAGAGCCTGATCGTCAAGGAGTACCAACGGGTGCCGATGGAGCAGTGGGCCAACGTCACCGTGCGCCTGGCGGCGGATTTCGCGCCGCTCAAGGTGCAACTGCTGCGCATCCAGGACGCCAGCTACACCCCGGAAGAACAACGCCTGCTGGAAAAAGACCAGATGGTGATTCGCCTGGGCGAGTGGGGCTGGGCAGACGACGTCAGCTCGCCCCTGGACGACCAGTTGGTGGTCAAGGTCTCGGTACCGCCGGACCCGCTGGACATGAACCTGCTGTACTGGAGCATGAACGTGCTGATCGGCGCGGCGCTGCTGGCGTGTCTGCTGGTCTGGCTACGGCCCCACTGGCGCGACCTGGAACGCCTGAAAAGCACGGCGGCGCAACTCGGCCAGGGCAACCTTGCGGCCCGCACGAAGATTCCCTCCAGCTCCAACATCGGCAGCCTGGCGGCGGTGTTCGACACCATGGCCAATGACATCGAGCAACTGCTCAACCAGCAACGGGACTTGCTCAACGCGGTCTCCCATGAACTGCGCACGCCACTCACGCGCCTGGATTTCGGCCTGGCCCTGGCGCTGTCCGATGAGTTGCCGGCCGCCAGCCGCGAACGCCTGCAAGGCCTGGTGGCACATATTCGTGAACTGGACGAACTGGTGCTGGAGTTGCTGTCCTACAGCCGCCTGCAAAACCCGGCACAGACGCCGGAGCGGGTGGAAGTGGTGCTGGATGAGTTTATCGACAGCATCCTCGGCAGCGTCGACGATGAACTGGAAAACCCCGATATCGTCATGGATGTGGTGCTCGACTGCGCCGTGGAGCGCTTCACCCTGGACCCGCGCCTGACCGCCCGAGCCCTGCAAAACCTGCTGCGCAACGCCATGCGGTATTGCGAGCGACGAATTCAGGTGGGGGTGAAGGTGTGCCCCAAGGGCTGCGAGATTTGGGTGGACGATGACGGCATCGGCATTCCGGTTGACCAGCGGGAGCGGATTTTCGAGCCGTTCTACCGGCTGGATCGCAGCCGTGACCGGGCCACCGGCGGTTTTGGCCTGGGATTGGCCATCAGTCGGCGGGCGCTTGAAGCCCAGGGCGGAACATTGACAGCCCAGGGCTCGCCATTGGGCGGCGCACGGTTCCGGCTGTGGCTGCCGAGCTGA
- a CDS encoding crotonase/enoyl-CoA hydratase family protein has protein sequence MSEYQAFVVELSGNVAHVQLNRPEKINAMNAAFWTEIIDIFQWVEDTDAVRAVVISGAGKHFSSGIDLMMLASVANEFGKDVGRNARLLRRKILELQASFNAVDNCRKPVLAAIHGYCIGGAIDLISACDMRYAAEDAQFSIKEIDIGMAADVGTLQRLPRIVGDGMLRELAYTGRQFGAEEARSIGLVNRVYSDHESLLAGVMDIAREIAAKSPIAVTGTKAMISYMRDHSINDGLEYVATWNSAMLQSNDLRVAIAAHMSKQKPEFVD, from the coding sequence ATGTCCGAATACCAAGCGTTTGTCGTCGAACTCAGCGGCAACGTCGCCCATGTGCAGCTCAACCGACCGGAAAAGATCAACGCCATGAACGCGGCGTTCTGGACCGAGATCATCGACATCTTCCAATGGGTCGAAGACACCGACGCCGTGCGTGCGGTGGTCATCAGCGGTGCCGGCAAGCATTTTTCTTCCGGCATCGACCTGATGATGCTGGCCTCGGTGGCCAATGAATTCGGCAAGGACGTAGGTCGCAACGCGCGCCTGCTGCGGCGCAAGATCCTCGAACTGCAAGCCTCGTTCAACGCCGTCGACAACTGCCGCAAGCCGGTACTCGCGGCGATCCACGGTTACTGCATCGGCGGTGCCATCGACCTGATCAGCGCCTGTGACATGCGCTACGCCGCCGAAGATGCGCAATTCTCCATCAAGGAAATCGACATCGGCATGGCCGCCGACGTCGGCACCCTGCAACGCCTGCCGCGCATCGTCGGTGACGGCATGCTCCGTGAGCTGGCTTACACCGGCCGCCAGTTCGGCGCAGAAGAGGCGCGCAGCATCGGCCTGGTGAATCGGGTGTACAGCGATCACGAGAGCCTGCTGGCCGGCGTGATGGACATCGCCCGGGAAATCGCCGCCAAATCCCCGATCGCGGTCACCGGCACCAAGGCGATGATCAGCTACATGCGTGACCACAGCATCAATGATGGTCTGGAATACGTTGCCACCTGGAACTCAGCTATGTTGCAATCCAACGACCTGCGCGTGGCCATCGCGGCCCATATGAGCAAGCAGAAACCCGAATTCGTGGATTGA
- the nudC gene encoding NAD(+) diphosphatase has protein sequence MTPGWITTTLLDNDAPGGWAVARSREGFLHDQNGPLFPREWLKRQDLSVFAEHGIGHLDGEPVYLLELNSPADVPGCAWQGLRAFMLQGDHTLYKVLGYAAQIGTWAREHRFCGSCGQAMVQVPRERAMFCQACDLRSYPRISPSMIVLVTRGDEILLARSPRFVTGVYSTLAGFAEPGESAEDCLIREVREEVQVEVKNIQYMGSQCWPFPHSMMLGFHAEYAGGDIVPQADEIEDAQWFNIHELPPLPASRSIARYLIDLYLARRLGHAEPVLPG, from the coding sequence ATGACCCCAGGCTGGATTACCACAACGCTGCTGGACAACGACGCCCCGGGCGGCTGGGCCGTGGCCCGCAGCCGCGAAGGCTTTTTGCACGACCAGAACGGCCCGCTGTTCCCCCGGGAATGGCTCAAGCGCCAGGACCTGTCGGTGTTTGCCGAGCATGGCATCGGCCATCTGGACGGCGAACCGGTGTACCTGCTGGAACTCAACAGCCCCGCCGATGTGCCGGGCTGTGCCTGGCAGGGCCTGCGGGCGTTCATGCTGCAAGGCGATCATACCCTGTACAAAGTGCTGGGCTATGCCGCGCAAATCGGCACCTGGGCCCGGGAACACCGGTTTTGCGGCAGTTGTGGCCAGGCGATGGTGCAGGTGCCACGGGAGCGGGCGATGTTCTGCCAGGCCTGTGACCTGCGCAGCTACCCGCGTATCTCGCCGAGCATGATCGTGCTGGTGACCCGTGGCGACGAGATCCTGCTGGCCCGCTCGCCGCGCTTTGTCACGGGGGTCTACAGCACCCTGGCAGGGTTTGCCGAGCCGGGTGAGTCTGCCGAAGACTGCCTGATTCGCGAGGTGCGTGAAGAAGTGCAGGTGGAGGTCAAGAACATCCAGTACATGGGCAGCCAGTGCTGGCCGTTCCCGCACTCGATGATGCTGGGCTTTCACGCCGAGTACGCCGGTGGCGATATCGTGCCCCAGGCCGACGAGATCGAAGACGCGCAGTGGTTCAACATCCATGAGCTGCCGCCGTTGCCGGCGTCCCGCTCGATTGCGCGCTACCTGATCGACCTCTACCTGGCCCGTCGTTTAGGCCACGCTGAACCAGTGCTGCCAGGCTAG
- a CDS encoding TSUP family transporter: MPFELSVDLTTLAILAVVAFIAGFIDAIAGGGGLLTTPALLTAGMPPHLVLGTNKLSSTFGSATASFTFYRRKLFHPRQWVHAIVGTLIGALTGAVVAHYLPAETLNKMLPVIVFGCGLYLLFGGTPKAALDNDAPIKKKWQSTQGFGLGFYDGVAGPGTGAFWTVSTMLLHPIDLVKASGVARSMNFVSNAAALTVFIFNGSVDWIVGLCMGVSVMCGAFFGARSAISGGAKFIRPVFITVVLGLTVRLAWQHWFSVA, encoded by the coding sequence ATGCCCTTCGAACTCAGCGTTGACCTCACCACCCTGGCGATCCTCGCCGTTGTTGCCTTCATCGCCGGTTTCATCGACGCCATCGCCGGCGGTGGCGGCCTGCTGACCACGCCTGCCCTGCTGACCGCCGGCATGCCGCCGCACCTGGTGCTGGGCACCAACAAACTCAGTTCCACCTTCGGCTCGGCCACCGCCAGCTTTACCTTCTATCGCCGCAAGCTGTTTCATCCACGCCAGTGGGTGCACGCCATCGTCGGCACGCTGATCGGCGCACTCACCGGCGCAGTCGTCGCCCATTACCTGCCCGCCGAAACCCTGAACAAGATGCTCCCGGTGATTGTATTCGGCTGCGGTTTGTATTTGCTGTTCGGCGGCACGCCCAAGGCGGCGCTGGATAACGACGCGCCGATCAAGAAGAAATGGCAATCCACCCAAGGCTTTGGCCTGGGTTTCTACGACGGCGTGGCCGGCCCGGGCACCGGGGCGTTCTGGACCGTGAGTACCATGCTGCTGCACCCCATCGACCTGGTAAAAGCCAGCGGCGTGGCGCGCAGCATGAACTTCGTCAGCAACGCGGCGGCGCTGACGGTGTTCATCTTCAATGGTTCGGTGGACTGGATTGTCGGCCTGTGCATGGGCGTTTCGGTGATGTGCGGTGCATTCTTTGGCGCACGCAGCGCAATCAGCGGCGGCGCCAAGTTCATTCGCCCGGTGTTCATCACCGTGGTGCTTGGCCTGACGGTGCGCCTAGCCTGGCAGCACTGGTTCAGCGTGGCCTAA
- the pcsA gene encoding phosphatidylcholine synthase, producing the protein MISTLHVARLKAWGAHGFTATGVVLAFLATLALLDNQPKACLLWLGLALIVDGVDGSLARRVNVQTVLPSFDGSVLDLVIDYLTYVFIPALFIYRYIALPDFTPLFTVSVILVSSLFCFCNVNMKSKDNYFQGFPAAWNVVALCVYIIQPAAWITLLTVIALALLTVTPMKFLHPFRVKRFMPSNIAVTTIWLLCSLLLVIDFPYTNRLTMGLWLLMSAYFLGICIWRTGMEWWEKRHA; encoded by the coding sequence GTGATATCGACCCTGCATGTAGCCCGTCTCAAGGCCTGGGGCGCCCATGGTTTTACCGCCACCGGCGTGGTGCTGGCCTTCCTGGCCACTCTGGCACTGCTCGACAACCAGCCCAAGGCTTGCCTGCTGTGGCTGGGGCTGGCCCTGATCGTCGACGGGGTAGATGGCTCGCTCGCGCGACGGGTGAATGTGCAGACGGTGCTGCCAAGCTTTGATGGCTCGGTGCTGGACCTGGTGATTGATTACCTGACGTACGTCTTTATCCCGGCATTGTTTATCTATCGCTATATCGCCTTGCCGGACTTCACCCCACTGTTTACGGTGTCGGTGATCCTGGTGTCGTCGCTGTTCTGCTTCTGCAACGTGAATATGAAGAGCAAGGACAATTACTTCCAGGGCTTCCCGGCGGCCTGGAACGTGGTTGCGCTGTGCGTCTACATCATCCAGCCGGCTGCCTGGATCACCCTGTTGACTGTCATCGCCCTGGCGTTGCTGACGGTCACGCCGATGAAGTTCCTGCACCCGTTCCGGGTCAAGCGCTTCATGCCGAGCAATATTGCGGTAACGACCATTTGGTTGCTGTGCAGCCTGCTGCTGGTGATCGACTTCCCGTACACCAATCGGCTGACGATGGGGCTGTGGTTGCTGATGTCGGCGTACTTCCTGGGAATCTGCATCTGGCGCACCGGCATGGAATGGTGGGAGAAGCGTCACGCCTGA